In Leisingera sp. NJS204, the DNA window CAAGAACCAGCCGGTTCAAAACGGCCATCCCGATCAGGGTCACGCCGGCTGCCAGCCATTCGCTGACGAAGGTGCTTTCCCGGTGCGGGGCCGCACGCGCCTTTAGAAACTCGCAGGCCAGCACCGTCAGCAACGCCAGCAATCCAGGCGGGCGATGAAACAGCAGATCGGCCAGCAGCATGACCAGCGCAATCGACAGCGCAGGCACAAAATCGGGCCGCCGCTGCGACCAGGTGATTGCCAGCAGCAGCAGGAAATCCGGCGGCGCCCAGAACCTCGGCTCGGTGTTCAACGGCAGCAGATGAAAAAACATGATCAGCAGCGCCAGTGCGGGAAAGGCTGCACGCATAGCCCAGATCCGGGCGGGCGAGGTATTAGCCATTGCCGGCCTCAGCAGTGCCTTCGGCGCTGCCGCCGCCCAGCCCTTCGGGCCGCGGCTGCGGAACCGGATCACCCGGGGCTGCTCCGACCAGCCCGCCGGGATCCTGGATCACCTCGGTGCCGTGGTGGCGCAGCACCCGCAGAAATTCCAGCCGGCTGTAATCGGCGGACAGCCGCACCCGCATCCGGCCCGAGCGGTCCTTGGCCACCTGGCCGATCAGCAGGCCCGCTGGAAACACCGATCCGTCACCGGAGGAGATCACCCGGTCGCCGGGCCGCACAAGGTCGGGATTTTCCAGAAAGCTCAGCACTGGCGCGGCGCTGTTGTCACCGGTGACAAGAGTTGTCTGTCCGGAGGGCTGAATGGTGGCGGGCACTGCGCTGGCGGCGTCGGTCAGCAGGATCACCCGCGCGGTGTCGTGCCCGGTGCCGGAAATCCGGCCCACCAGCCCGATCCCGTCCATCGCCGCCCAGCCGTCATGCACCCCGTCGCGGCTGCCCACATTCAGCAGCACCGATTGCCGGAAGGGTGAACCGCTGTCGGCCATCACCACCCCGGTGATATAGGTAAGCTGCGGGTCCAGCCGCACGTTGTTGAAGTCCAGCAGCCGGGCGTTTTCCTGCTCCAGCTGCAGTGCGGCCTCTTTCCAGGCCCGCATCTGCCGCAGTTCGCTGCGCAGCTCGCGGTTCTGCTCGGCCAGGCGCTGATAGCTTTGGAAATCGCGCACCAGGTTAACGGCGGCGGTGACCGGCACCATGGCCCAATCCATGCTGGGCACCACGCGGTCAGCCACCTGGGCGCGAAACCGTTCCACGCGCGGGCTGTCGATCCGCCAGACGATGAACACAGCAGCCAGGCACAGGCACAAAACCGCTGTCAGCAGACGCCGCAGCGGGGTTGCATAATCGTCGCGCTGTGACTTGTCCTTTGCCACGTCTCTCCTTCCAGCCGCCCCTCCAGCCCGTTGTCAGCTGGCGCCATTCAGGCGGTCAGGGGCGTTTAGCTGTCGTAGTCGATGGCGTGGGCCAGCTGCTTTTCATATTCCAGCGCCTTGCCGGTCCCCAGCGCCACGCAGTTGAGGCTTTCGTCGGCGATGGATACGGCCAGGCCGGTCTGTTCGCGCAGGGCCAGATCCAGATCACCCAAAAGCGCGCCGCCGCCGGTCAGCATCACGCCGCGGTCGACAATGTCGGCGGCCAGATCCGGCGGGGTGGTTTCCAGCGCGGTCATCACCGCCTCGCAAATCTGCTGCACCGGTTCGGCAAGCGCCTCGGCCACCTGGGCCTGGGAAATCTCGATTTCCTTCGGCACGCCATTCAGCAGGTCGCGGCCGCGGATCTGCATCGACTGGCCGCGGCCGTCGTCGGGCATCCGGGCGGTACCGATGGAGGTCTTGATGCGTTCAGCGGTGGCTTCACCCACCAGCAGGTTCTGCTGGCGGCGCAGGTAGCTGATGATAGCTTCATCCATACGGTCGCCGCCAACCCGGACAGAACGGGCATAGACAATATCGCCCAAGGACAGAACCGCCACCTCGGTGGTGCCGCCGCCGATGTCGACAACCATGTTGCCGGTCGGGTCGGTGATCGGCATGCCTGCACCGATGGCTGCGGCAATCGGCTCGGCAATCAGCCCGGCGCGGCGCGCACCAGCGGACAAAACCGACTGACGGATCGCACGCTTTTCAACCGGAGTGGCGCCATGCGGCACGCAGACGATGATCTTGGGCTTGGAGAAGGTCGAGCGTTTATGCACCTTGCGGATGAAATGCTTGATCATTTCTTCGGCAGTGTCGAAATCGGCAATCACGCCTTCGCGCATCGGGCGGATCGCCTCGATCGAGCCGGGGGTGCGGCCCAGCATCAGCTTGGCGTCTTCGCCCACGGCCAGCACCTTCTTGACGCCATCCTTGACGTGATAGGCCACCACCGACGGTTCGGAAAGGATGACACCGCGGCCCTTGACGTAAACCAGCGTGTTCGCAGTGCCGAGGTCGATGGCCATGTCCGAAGAGAACAGACCGCCCAAGTTTCCGAAAAGCGCCATATAGAAGGGATCCTGTGAGTGCTGTCATTTTTACCTTAGGCGACTCCCGGTGGGGCCGCCAGCACCAACCTTATAAGCGGCAGTGCAGTGCCGCGAAAGGGCGTATTATGGTGAAACAGCGCCTTTCCGCCAAGTCCACGGCGTCATTACAGGCCCCGTCCAAGCGGTCAGGCCAGGATGGGCGCAGAAGCCCGCCTGGGCGGGCAGCAGCGGGATCAGGTCAACTGGAGAAAATCCGCTTCATTTCAGTGTCAAAATGCGACCAGGTCAGGCTGGCGCTGTTGCCGGCATAACCCTCATAATAGGATTTGCCGCTGGAGGTCGGCAGCCCGGCCCAGATCTTGGCCAGGTTCAGCATGAAGGTCTTGCGCGGCATTTCAGCTTGCAGAAAAGCGCTGTAGCCGGCTTCTTCGATCAGCTGATGCGCCAGCTGATCCTGCAGTTCGGGCGAAAAGCGGGCCTGCGGTTTCACACCCTGATGCTTGACCAGCCGCCGGAAGGTTGCGGGGATCAGCTGGTAGCGCCCGATGGCATGGGGCTGTCCCGGCGTTGCTTTGATCCAGGCGTTGATCTCGGCAACGGTCATCTGCGTGGGTTTCTTTGGCGGCTTGCGTTTGGCGCCGTGCTGCACGGCATCATAATTTGCCTTGCCCGCCTCGGCGCTGGCGATCAGCGTCAGCAGGCGGCTTACGCTTGGCGGCGCGCTGAGAAGCGGGGCGAACAGGCTGCCGCCGCTGCGGCCGCGGAACAGGCTAGCGGCTCCGGGATCAAGCGAGACCGCGCCGCGCCCGGGATCTGCACCAGGCAGCGTATCGGGTAAAATGCTGGCCAGCGCCTGAGGCGCCGGGCCTGGCGCTGGGCCGGGCTGGGGGGCAGAAGCCTTGTGCAGGAAGAACTGGTTGCCAACCAGCGAATACCCCTGTGCGCTGACGGCCCCTGCGGCGCACAGCAGCATAGCCAGAAATGTAAGGAAGAGGGCAACGGCGCTCGTTCTGAGGGGCATAGGGACCTGCATTCTGCGGTATCTCGACTGGCTGCAGTCTGCCCCATCGGGGTTGAGATTCCGTTTATCCTGCGTCCGCTGCCCCTTCCGCCCTGCGGCAATTGCCGCTAGAGGGGGCCTATGCTCTCTTATCAGCACATATACCACGCCGGGAATCTGGCCGATGTCCAAAAGCATGCGCTGCTTGCCTGGATGCTGGCCTATCTCACCCGCAAGGACAAACCGCTCAGTTATATTGAGACTCATGCAGGCCGGGGTCTCTATCGGCTGGACGCGGCTGAGGCGGTCAAGACCGGCGAGGCGGAGCAGGGCATCACCCGCATTCTGGCGGACCAGGGCCTGGCAGCGGATCACCCGCTGCACCACGCCCTGACGGAAACCCGCAATCGGCATGGCGGGGCTGCCTATCCAGGGTCGCCGCTGGTTGCAGCCGCTTTGCTGCGC includes these proteins:
- a CDS encoding rod shape-determining protein MreD, coding for MANTSPARIWAMRAAFPALALLIMFFHLLPLNTEPRFWAPPDFLLLLAITWSQRRPDFVPALSIALVMLLADLLFHRPPGLLALLTVLACEFLKARAAPHRESTFVSEWLAAGVTLIGMAVLNRLVLVVFGVAQAPLSLTVIQIVMTIAAYPLAVWVSQAILGVRKLSPSEAETLMSRR
- the mreC gene encoding rod shape-determining protein MreC; amino-acid sequence: MAKDKSQRDDYATPLRRLLTAVLCLCLAAVFIVWRIDSPRVERFRAQVADRVVPSMDWAMVPVTAAVNLVRDFQSYQRLAEQNRELRSELRQMRAWKEAALQLEQENARLLDFNNVRLDPQLTYITGVVMADSGSPFRQSVLLNVGSRDGVHDGWAAMDGIGLVGRISGTGHDTARVILLTDAASAVPATIQPSGQTTLVTGDNSAAPVLSFLENPDLVRPGDRVISSGDGSVFPAGLLIGQVAKDRSGRMRVRLSADYSRLEFLRVLRHHGTEVIQDPGGLVGAAPGDPVPQPRPEGLGGGSAEGTAEAGNG
- a CDS encoding rod shape-determining protein — encoded protein: MALFGNLGGLFSSDMAIDLGTANTLVYVKGRGVILSEPSVVAYHVKDGVKKVLAVGEDAKLMLGRTPGSIEAIRPMREGVIADFDTAEEMIKHFIRKVHKRSTFSKPKIIVCVPHGATPVEKRAIRQSVLSAGARRAGLIAEPIAAAIGAGMPITDPTGNMVVDIGGGTTEVAVLSLGDIVYARSVRVGGDRMDEAIISYLRRQQNLLVGEATAERIKTSIGTARMPDDGRGQSMQIRGRDLLNGVPKEIEISQAQVAEALAEPVQQICEAVMTALETTPPDLAADIVDRGVMLTGGGALLGDLDLALREQTGLAVSIADESLNCVALGTGKALEYEKQLAHAIDYDS